A stretch of Hyalangium minutum DNA encodes these proteins:
- the panB gene encoding 3-methyl-2-oxobutanoate hydroxymethyltransferase, with amino-acid sequence MKDKVTIHTLKRLKQAGQKICMVTAYDATFARLLDESGADVLLVGDSLGMVVQGHDSTLPVTMEQMIYHSVAVNRGAKRAHVVGDMPFMSYQTSVEAAVRNAGRLVAEGGVGSVKLEGGAEFADTVAAITRASIPVMGHLGLTPQSVHKMGGYVVQGKDEQAARKILQDALALERAGAYALVLEGVPVELARQITQRLSIPTIGIGAGVECDGQVLVCYDLLGMNPDFKPKFVKRYADLHGSITGAASTFFNEVRAGSFPDDDHSFHSKTLRLVASNTHTSSEAEPAEGGEKIGPIYGVPV; translated from the coding sequence GTGAAGGACAAGGTCACCATCCACACGCTGAAGCGACTGAAGCAGGCCGGCCAGAAGATCTGCATGGTCACGGCCTATGACGCCACCTTTGCGCGGCTCCTCGACGAGTCCGGCGCGGATGTGCTGCTGGTCGGTGACTCACTGGGCATGGTCGTCCAGGGACATGACTCCACGCTCCCAGTGACGATGGAGCAGATGATCTACCACTCGGTGGCCGTCAATCGGGGCGCCAAGCGGGCCCATGTGGTGGGCGACATGCCCTTCATGAGCTACCAGACCTCTGTCGAGGCGGCGGTGCGCAACGCGGGCCGGCTCGTGGCCGAGGGCGGCGTGGGCAGCGTGAAGCTGGAGGGCGGCGCCGAGTTCGCCGACACCGTGGCGGCCATCACCCGCGCGAGCATCCCCGTCATGGGGCACCTGGGGCTCACCCCTCAGTCCGTGCACAAGATGGGCGGCTACGTGGTGCAGGGCAAGGACGAGCAGGCCGCTCGCAAGATTCTTCAGGACGCGCTCGCGCTGGAGCGTGCGGGCGCCTACGCGCTGGTGCTCGAGGGCGTGCCGGTGGAACTGGCCCGGCAGATCACGCAGCGCCTGAGCATCCCCACCATCGGCATCGGTGCCGGAGTTGAGTGCGATGGGCAGGTGCTCGTCTGTTACGACCTGCTCGGCATGAACCCGGACTTCAAGCCCAAGTTCGTGAAGCGCTACGCGGACCTGCACGGCTCCATCACCGGGGCGGCCAGCACCTTCTTCAACGAGGTGCGCGCCGGCTCCTTCCCGGACGACGATCACTCCTTCCACTCGAAGACGCTGCGGCTGGTGGCCTCCAACACGCACACTTCTTCCGAGGCGGAGCCCGCCGAGGGCGGTGAGAAGATCGGCCCCATCTACGGCGTTCCGGTCTAA
- the panC gene encoding pantoate--beta-alanine ligase, protein MAPQVLRTVAEVQAWAADLRRAGRRLALVPTMGFLHEGHLSLMREGRKRADGVATSIFVNPTQFGPKEDLSRYPKDFEGDLAKCGSAGVDVVFAPEASTMYPPGYETYVEVTDVSQGLCGERRPGHFRGVATIVTRLLCMFRPDVALFGEKDYQQLQVIKALNRDLHLGVEILGMPTVREPDGLAMSSRNAYLSSEDRKRALAISRGLGAAQALYRSGTSEASALTEAVRRELRAADLREDYVELVDAERLKPVASVQPSQPARLLVAAFCGTTRLIDNQPIGG, encoded by the coding sequence ATGGCTCCGCAGGTTCTCCGCACTGTGGCTGAAGTCCAGGCGTGGGCGGCGGACCTGCGCCGGGCCGGGCGCCGGCTCGCGCTGGTGCCCACCATGGGCTTCCTGCACGAGGGCCACCTCTCGCTCATGCGCGAAGGGCGCAAGCGGGCGGACGGGGTGGCCACCTCCATCTTCGTCAACCCCACCCAGTTCGGTCCCAAGGAAGACCTCTCGCGCTACCCGAAGGACTTCGAGGGCGACCTGGCCAAGTGCGGCAGCGCGGGGGTGGACGTGGTCTTCGCTCCCGAGGCGAGCACCATGTACCCGCCCGGCTACGAGACGTACGTGGAGGTGACGGACGTCAGCCAGGGGCTGTGCGGCGAGCGCCGCCCCGGACACTTCCGAGGCGTGGCCACCATCGTCACCCGGCTGCTGTGCATGTTCCGGCCGGACGTGGCCCTCTTCGGCGAGAAGGACTACCAGCAGCTTCAGGTCATCAAGGCACTCAACCGGGACTTGCACCTGGGCGTGGAGATTCTGGGCATGCCCACCGTGCGCGAGCCGGATGGGCTGGCCATGAGCTCTCGCAATGCGTACCTCTCTTCTGAGGACCGGAAGCGGGCGCTTGCCATCTCGCGTGGCTTGGGAGCGGCCCAGGCGCTGTACCGCTCCGGCACCTCCGAGGCGTCAGCGCTCACCGAAGCGGTCCGTCGGGAGCTGCGCGCCGCGGATCTCCGGGAGGACTACGTGGAACTGGTGGATGCTGAACGCCTCAAGCCTGTCGCGAGCGTCCAGCCCAGCCAGCCCGCCCGCCTGTTGGTGGCTGCCTTCTGTGGGACCACGCGGCTGATCGACAACCAGCCCATTGGAGGCTAG
- the smpB gene encoding SsrA-binding protein SmpB, with amino-acid sequence MAGGKAKGGVGAQEGVKIIAENRKARAMYTVDEKVEAGLQLQGSEVKSLRDGTANLSDAYALPKGTELYLLNAHIGTYKPANLFTHEPTRGRKLLMHRAEIDRWTAKVRERGYSIIPLVLYFKNGRAKVELGLCRGKTHEDRRQDIKERETKREMERESRRR; translated from the coding sequence ATGGCCGGTGGCAAGGCGAAGGGTGGAGTGGGAGCGCAGGAGGGCGTGAAGATCATCGCCGAGAACCGCAAGGCCCGCGCCATGTACACCGTGGACGAGAAGGTGGAGGCGGGCCTCCAGCTCCAGGGCAGCGAGGTGAAGTCCTTGAGAGACGGCACGGCCAACCTCTCGGACGCCTACGCGCTCCCGAAGGGCACCGAGCTGTATCTTCTCAATGCCCACATTGGCACGTATAAACCCGCGAATCTCTTCACCCACGAGCCTACGCGGGGCCGTAAGCTGTTGATGCATCGTGCGGAAATCGACCGCTGGACGGCAAAGGTGAGGGAGCGGGGTTATTCCATCATCCCGCTTGTGCTGTACTTCAAAAACGGGCGAGCCAAGGTGGAGCTGGGGCTCTGCCGAGGCAAGACACACGAGGACCGGCGGCAGGACATCAAGGAACGGGAGACGAAGCGGGAGATGGAGCGAGAGTCGCGACGCCGCTGA
- a CDS encoding ClpXP protease specificity-enhancing factor SspB: protein METKGPDKKELLLAALEQGMVMIHLDARRPGVLVPAHLRNEHHLRLNLSYRFDPPDLSVSDWGVRSTLSFSGTRFTIAVPWSALFAIASHVTKELAWMYADDLPEEILQQAQVTTKVSTPEMAPAAPPPAEARPRAVLREVPSEKDAEPPEGPPEDPPPPRKGHLRLVK from the coding sequence ATGGAGACAAAGGGTCCCGATAAGAAGGAACTGCTGCTGGCGGCTCTCGAGCAGGGCATGGTGATGATTCACCTGGATGCTCGCCGCCCCGGGGTGCTCGTCCCCGCTCACCTGCGCAACGAGCACCACCTGCGGCTCAACCTCTCGTACCGGTTCGACCCTCCGGATCTCTCGGTGAGCGACTGGGGCGTTCGCTCCACGCTGAGCTTCTCGGGCACGCGCTTCACCATCGCTGTGCCCTGGTCCGCGCTGTTCGCCATCGCCAGCCATGTCACCAAAGAGCTGGCTTGGATGTACGCGGATGATCTGCCCGAGGAGATCCTCCAGCAGGCACAGGTGACGACCAAGGTGTCGACACCTGAGATGGCTCCCGCTGCACCGCCTCCGGCCGAGGCGCGTCCGCGTGCGGTGCTCCGCGAGGTGCCCTCCGAGAAGGACGCCGAGCCGCCCGAGGGCCCACCGGAGGATCCGCCTCCGCCTCGCAAGGGCCACCTGCGCCTGGTGAAGTGA